In Papaver somniferum cultivar HN1 chromosome 1, ASM357369v1, whole genome shotgun sequence, a genomic segment contains:
- the LOC113316676 gene encoding tetrapyrrole-binding protein, chloroplastic-like, producing the protein MATTSLQSLHHHSLLRQNHHHYSDTHSSSSSSVHFSLFLKPATTANTTISLSYKLSPTHFSLFSTTSSSPATTADQTTDPLTTTSGNPVFELLEKHLAEQNFRQADEETRRLIIVLAGEPAQKRGYVFFSEVQFIPVEDLLTMDKLWRQYSDEKFGYSVQKKIWQKQDEDFSNFFRKVGWMKKLDTEIEQYNYRSFPTEFIWELNDDTPAGHLPLTNALRGTQLLKYIFNHPAFETADGEMSDGEEQSGESDRIISKPFSKKLFSTDYSF; encoded by the coding sequence ATGGCAACCACTTCACTTCAATCTCTTCACCACCATTCTCTTCTGAGGCAAAACCATCACCATTACTCAGATAcccattcatcttcttcttcttcagtgcACTTTTCGCTTTTCCTTAAGCCTGCCACTACTGCCAATACAACCATATCTCTTTCTTACAAACTATCTCCTACACATTTCAGTCTTTTTTCAACCACTTCATCTTCGCCTGCCACAACTGCAGACCAAACTACAGACCCACTGACCACAACCTCGGGGAATCCGGTATTTGAGCTTCTGGAAAAGCATCTAGCTGAACAGAACTTTCGTCAGGCAGATGAAGAAACCCGCCGTTTGATTATTGTGTTAGCTGGTGAACCAGCTCAGAAACGTGGGTATGTGTTTTTCTCGGAAGTTCAGTTTATTCCGGTGGAGGATCTTTTGACAATGGATAAGCTATGGAGACAGTACAGTGATGAGAAATTTGGGTACAGTGTTCAGAAGAAAATATGGCAAAAACAAGATGAGGATTTCAGTAATTTCTTTAGGAAAGTTGGGTGGATGAAAAAGCTTGATACTGAGATAGAACAGTATAATTATAGATCATTTCCTACGGAATTCATATGGGAGTTGAATGATGACACACCTGCAGGTCACCTGCCATTAACGAATGCATTACGAGGAACTCAGCTACTTAAGTACATCTTCAATCATCCAGCTTTTGAAACTGCAGATGGAGAAATGAGCGACGGAGAAGAACAAAGTGGAGAATCTGACAGAATTATTTCCAAACCATTTAGCAAGAAACTATTCAGCACAGATTATTCATTTTAA